In Pseudonocardia sp. C8, one genomic interval encodes:
- the rpsE gene encoding 30S ribosomal protein S5: protein MPGRTRRDGGTPGGGSNDNRDRRDRRDGGRGGAAQDKTPYIERLVTINRVAKVVKGGRRFSFTALMIVGDGDGLVGVGYGKAKEVPAAIAKGVEEAKKNFFRVPRIGGTIVHRVQGEDAAGVVLLRPASPGTGVIAGGPVRAVLECAGISDILSKSLGSDNAINIVHATVAALKSVQRPEEVAARRGLPLEDVAPARMLRQRAEADAAKV from the coding sequence ATGCCGGGACGTACGCGGCGTGACGGCGGGACCCCGGGTGGCGGGAGCAACGACAACCGCGACCGCCGGGACCGCCGGGACGGTGGCCGTGGCGGGGCGGCCCAGGACAAGACCCCGTACATCGAGCGGCTGGTCACGATCAACCGCGTGGCCAAGGTCGTCAAGGGCGGCCGCCGGTTCAGCTTCACCGCGCTGATGATCGTCGGCGACGGTGACGGCCTGGTGGGCGTCGGCTACGGCAAGGCCAAGGAGGTGCCGGCCGCGATCGCCAAGGGCGTGGAGGAGGCGAAGAAGAACTTCTTCCGCGTCCCGCGCATCGGCGGCACGATCGTGCACCGCGTGCAGGGCGAGGACGCCGCGGGCGTCGTGCTCCTGCGCCCGGCCTCCCCGGGTACCGGGGTCATCGCCGGTGGCCCGGTCCGCGCGGTGCTGGAGTGCGCGGGGATCTCGGACATCCTGTCCAAGTCCCTCGGCTCCGACAACGCGATCAACATCGTGCACGCCACGGTGGCCGCGCTGAAGTCGGTGCAGCGTCCGGAGGAGGTCGCGGCCCGCCGCGGCCTGCCGCTGGAGGACGTCGCCCCGGCTCGCATGCTGCGGCAGCGCGCCGAGGCCGACGCGGCGAAGGTGTGA
- the rpmJ gene encoding 50S ribosomal protein L36, whose product MKVKPSVKKICDKCQVIRRHGRIIVICSNLRHKQRQG is encoded by the coding sequence GTGAAGGTCAAGCCGAGCGTCAAGAAGATCTGCGACAAGTGCCAGGTGATCCGCCGCCACGGCCGGATCATCGTGATCTGCTCGAACCTGCGCCACAAGCAGCGCCAGGGCTGA
- a CDS encoding type Z 30S ribosomal protein S14, whose protein sequence is MAKKALINKANAKPKFAVRGYTRCQKCGRPRAVFRKFGLCRVCLRDMAHAGELPGVSKSSW, encoded by the coding sequence ATGGCGAAGAAGGCGCTCATCAACAAGGCGAACGCCAAGCCGAAGTTCGCCGTGCGGGGCTACACCCGCTGCCAGAAGTGCGGCCGGCCGCGCGCGGTCTTCCGCAAGTTCGGCCTGTGCCGCGTGTGCCTGCGCGACATGGCCCACGCCGGCGAGCTGCCGGGCGTGAGCAAGTCCAGCTGGTAG
- the rpmD gene encoding 50S ribosomal protein L30: MATLRITQVKSRIGTKQNQRDTLRSLGLRKIRQSVERPDDPQTRGYIHTVRHLVTVEEVQS; encoded by the coding sequence ATGGCCACTCTGAGGATCACCCAGGTGAAGAGCCGGATCGGGACCAAGCAGAACCAGCGTGACACGCTGCGTTCGCTGGGTCTGCGCAAGATCCGGCAGTCGGTGGAGCGCCCGGACGACCCGCAGACCCGCGGGTACATCCACACGGTGCGTCACCTCGTGACCGTGGAGGAGGTGCAGTCGTGA
- the rplE gene encoding 50S ribosomal protein L5, whose amino-acid sequence MTAPTTEIPRLKQRYRSEIQGKLQEEFGYRNVMQIPGLTKVVVNMGVGDAARDSKLIDGALRDLATITGQKPQLRRATKSIAQFKLREGMPIGAKVTLRNDRMWEFLDRLLTIALPRIRDFRGLNGDQFDGRGNYTFGLTEQSMFHEIDPDTIDRPRGMDITVVTTATTNAEGRALLRHLGFPFKES is encoded by the coding sequence ATGACCGCTCCGACCACCGAGATCCCGCGCCTCAAGCAGCGCTACCGCTCCGAGATCCAGGGCAAGCTGCAGGAGGAGTTCGGGTACCGCAACGTCATGCAGATCCCCGGCCTGACCAAGGTCGTGGTGAACATGGGCGTCGGCGACGCCGCGCGGGACTCCAAGCTGATCGACGGCGCGCTGCGCGACCTGGCCACGATCACCGGCCAGAAGCCGCAGCTGCGCCGCGCCACCAAGTCGATCGCGCAGTTCAAGCTGCGCGAGGGCATGCCCATCGGCGCCAAGGTGACCCTGCGGAACGACCGCATGTGGGAGTTCCTGGACCGGCTGCTGACCATCGCGCTGCCGCGTATCCGGGACTTCCGGGGCCTGAACGGCGACCAGTTCGACGGCCGCGGGAACTACACGTTCGGCCTGACCGAGCAGTCGATGTTCCACGAGATCGACCCGGACACCATCGACCGGCCGCGGGGCATGGACATCACCGTCGTGACCACCGCGACCACCAACGCCGAGGGCCGGGCGCTCCTGCGCCACCTGGGCTTCCCGTTCAAGGAGAGCTGA
- a CDS encoding NAD(P)(+) transhydrogenase (Re/Si-specific) subunit beta, producing the protein MATGPLAVIVPILYIIAFALFIYGLSGLTGPKTAVRGNWIAATGMGIAVVATLLLVQANWILIIVGLVVGTLLGVPSARNVKMTQMPQMVALFNGVGGGAVALIAWAEFRNTDGFVDTAVYVVIASLFAAIVGSISFWGSLIAFGKLQEILPGRPIGVGKAQQPLNILLLLLAVAAAVVAGLGGAAEIWIIAVLLIAAVVGVLVVLPIGGADMPVVISLLNAMTGLSAAAAGLALDNTAMIVAGMIVGASGSILTNQMAVAMNRTIPAIVAGGFGGTQAAAADDGVERTVKATSAADAAIQMAYASQVIVVPGYGMAVAQAQHAVKEMAELLESKGVEVKYAIHPVAGRMPGHMNVLLAEADVPYDALKEMDDINGEFSRTDVTLVIGANDVTNPAARNDPSSPIHGMPILNVDESRNVIVLKRSMGSGFAGIDNPLFFADNTSMLFGDAKSSVSEVTEELKGL; encoded by the coding sequence ATGGCGACCGGCCCGCTGGCCGTGATCGTCCCGATCCTCTACATCATCGCGTTCGCCCTGTTCATCTACGGCCTGTCCGGGCTGACCGGGCCCAAGACCGCGGTCCGCGGCAACTGGATCGCCGCCACCGGCATGGGGATCGCCGTCGTCGCGACGCTGTTGCTGGTGCAGGCGAACTGGATCCTGATCATCGTCGGCCTGGTGGTCGGCACGCTGCTCGGCGTCCCGTCCGCGCGGAACGTCAAGATGACCCAGATGCCGCAGATGGTGGCGCTGTTCAACGGCGTCGGCGGTGGCGCCGTCGCGCTCATCGCCTGGGCGGAGTTCCGCAACACCGACGGCTTCGTCGACACCGCCGTCTACGTCGTCATCGCCTCGCTGTTCGCCGCGATCGTCGGCTCGATCTCCTTCTGGGGCTCGCTGATCGCCTTCGGCAAGCTGCAGGAGATCCTGCCCGGCCGGCCGATCGGCGTGGGCAAGGCCCAGCAGCCGCTCAACATCCTGCTGCTGCTGCTCGCGGTCGCCGCGGCGGTGGTGGCGGGCCTCGGCGGCGCCGCCGAGATCTGGATCATCGCGGTGCTGCTGATCGCCGCGGTCGTCGGCGTGCTGGTCGTGCTGCCGATCGGCGGCGCGGACATGCCGGTCGTCATCTCGCTGCTCAACGCCATGACCGGGCTGTCGGCCGCGGCGGCCGGCCTCGCGCTGGACAACACCGCGATGATCGTGGCGGGCATGATCGTCGGTGCGTCCGGTTCGATCCTGACCAACCAGATGGCCGTCGCGATGAACCGGACCATCCCGGCGATCGTGGCCGGCGGGTTCGGCGGGACGCAGGCCGCGGCCGCCGACGACGGCGTCGAGCGGACCGTCAAGGCCACCTCCGCCGCGGACGCCGCGATCCAGATGGCGTACGCGTCGCAGGTCATCGTCGTCCCCGGGTACGGCATGGCCGTCGCCCAGGCCCAGCACGCGGTCAAGGAGATGGCCGAGCTGCTGGAGAGCAAGGGCGTGGAGGTGAAGTACGCCATCCACCCCGTGGCGGGCCGGATGCCGGGCCACATGAACGTCCTGCTCGCCGAGGCCGACGTCCCCTACGACGCCCTCAAGGAGATGGACGACATCAACGGCGAGTTCTCCCGCACCGACGTGACGCTGGTGATCGGGGCGAACGACGTCACCAACCCGGCGGCGCGCAACGACCCGTCCAGCCCGATCCACGGGATGCCGATCCTCAACGTCGACGAGTCCCGCAACGTCATCGTGCTGAAGCGCTCGATGGGATCCGGGTTCGCCGGGATCGACAACCCGCTGTTCTTCGCCGACAACACCTCGATGCTGTTCGGCGACGCGAAGTCGTCGGTGAGCGAGGTGACGGAGGAGCTCAAGGGGCTCTGA
- the rplO gene encoding 50S ribosomal protein L15, whose protein sequence is MIKLHDLRPAPGSKKAKTRVGRGEGSKGKTAGRGTKGTKARKTVSPRFEGGQMPLHMRLPKLKGFKNRFKVEYQVVNVGELAVLFPQGGEVGPAELAEAGAVRKNQPVKVLGEGDLAGVALTVKAHKFSASAREKISAAGGSATDL, encoded by the coding sequence GTGATCAAGCTCCACGACCTGCGGCCGGCCCCGGGCTCGAAGAAGGCCAAGACCCGTGTGGGTCGCGGCGAGGGCTCCAAGGGCAAGACCGCCGGCCGCGGCACCAAGGGCACGAAGGCCCGCAAGACGGTGTCGCCGCGTTTCGAGGGCGGCCAGATGCCGCTGCACATGCGGCTCCCGAAGCTCAAGGGCTTCAAGAACCGCTTCAAGGTCGAGTACCAGGTCGTGAACGTCGGCGAGCTGGCCGTCCTGTTCCCGCAGGGCGGCGAGGTCGGCCCGGCGGAGCTGGCCGAGGCCGGTGCGGTGCGCAAGAACCAGCCGGTCAAGGTGCTCGGCGAGGGCGACCTCGCGGGCGTCGCCCTGACCGTGAAGGCGCACAAGTTCTCCGCGTCCGCGCGGGAGAAGATCTCGGCGGCGGGCGGATCCGCCACCGATCTCTGA
- a CDS encoding adenylate kinase, whose translation MRLVLVGPPGAGKGTQAEQMAKRLDVPHISTGDLFRANLRDETELGLEAKRYMDAGNLVPDEVTVGMVRDRLREPDTEKGFILDGFPRTTAQAAALGDILDAQGLGLDAVVQFEIDDEEVVQRLLGRGRSDDNEDTIRNRQRVYREETAPLLDYYRDRLVTIDAVGEIEEITERVFSALQTRSA comes from the coding sequence GTGCGACTCGTTCTGGTGGGACCGCCCGGTGCTGGCAAGGGGACTCAGGCTGAGCAGATGGCCAAGCGGCTGGACGTCCCGCACATCTCGACGGGCGACCTGTTCCGCGCGAACCTGCGCGACGAGACCGAGCTCGGTCTCGAGGCCAAGCGCTACATGGACGCCGGGAACCTCGTCCCGGACGAGGTGACCGTCGGCATGGTGCGCGACCGGCTGCGCGAGCCCGACACGGAGAAGGGCTTCATCCTCGACGGCTTCCCGCGGACCACGGCGCAGGCGGCCGCGCTGGGCGACATCCTCGACGCGCAGGGGCTGGGGCTCGACGCCGTCGTCCAGTTCGAGATCGACGACGAGGAGGTCGTGCAGCGGCTGCTCGGACGCGGCCGCAGCGACGACAACGAGGACACCATCCGCAACCGGCAGCGCGTGTACCGCGAGGAGACCGCGCCGCTGCTGGACTACTACCGCGACCGGCTGGTCACGATCGACGCCGTCGGTGAGATCGAGGAGATCACCGAGCGGGTCTTCTCGGCGCTGCAGACCCGCAGCGCCTGA
- the infA gene encoding translation initiation factor IF-1, which translates to MAKKDGAIEVEGRVVEPLPNAMFRVELENGHRVLAHISGKMRQHYIRILPEDRVVVELSPYDLSRGRIVYRYK; encoded by the coding sequence ATGGCCAAGAAGGACGGGGCGATCGAGGTCGAGGGCCGGGTCGTCGAACCCCTGCCGAACGCGATGTTCCGGGTGGAGCTGGAGAACGGTCACCGGGTTCTCGCGCACATCAGCGGGAAGATGCGCCAGCACTACATCCGGATCCTTCCGGAGGACCGGGTGGTCGTCGAGCTGTCGCCCTACGACCTCAGCCGCGGCCGCATCGTCTACCGCTACAAGTGA
- the rpsH gene encoding 30S ribosomal protein S8 has protein sequence MTMTDPIADMLTRLRNANSAYHDRVVMPHSKLKVAIAEILQKEGYIAAHHTEDAEVGKSLVVELKYGRNRERSIAGLRRVSKPGLRVYAKSTNLPRVLGGLGVAIISTSRGLMTDQQAYRSGVGGEVLAYVW, from the coding sequence ATGACGATGACCGATCCGATCGCAGACATGCTGACCCGTCTGCGGAACGCGAACTCGGCCTATCACGACCGCGTCGTGATGCCCCACTCCAAGCTGAAGGTCGCCATCGCGGAGATCCTTCAGAAGGAGGGCTACATCGCCGCCCACCACACCGAGGACGCCGAGGTCGGCAAGTCCCTGGTCGTCGAGCTGAAGTACGGCCGCAACCGTGAGCGGAGCATCGCCGGCCTGCGCCGGGTCTCGAAGCCCGGTCTGCGCGTGTACGCGAAGTCGACGAACCTGCCGCGGGTCCTGGGTGGCCTCGGTGTGGCGATCATCTCGACCTCGCGGGGTCTGATGACCGACCAGCAGGCCTACCGGAGCGGCGTGGGCGGGGAAGTCCTCGCCTACGTCTGGTGA
- the rplR gene encoding 50S ribosomal protein L18 — MASQVARKRRDSRIRRHARLRKKISGTPARPRLAVHRSSRHITVQLIDDLAGNTLAHASSLDAEVRGLEGDKKAKAAKVGELIAARAKEAGVSAVVFDRGGLAYHGRIAALADAAREGGLEF, encoded by the coding sequence ATGGCGTCCCAGGTTGCGCGCAAGCGCCGCGACTCGCGCATCCGCCGGCACGCCCGGCTCCGCAAGAAGATCTCCGGGACGCCGGCGCGTCCGCGGCTGGCGGTCCACCGCTCGTCGCGGCACATCACCGTCCAGCTGATCGACGACCTGGCCGGGAACACCCTGGCCCACGCGTCGAGCCTGGACGCCGAGGTCCGCGGCCTGGAGGGCGACAAGAAGGCCAAGGCGGCGAAGGTCGGCGAGCTCATCGCCGCCCGCGCCAAGGAGGCCGGCGTCTCCGCGGTCGTCTTCGACCGGGGTGGCCTCGCCTACCACGGCCGCATCGCGGCGCTGGCCGACGCCGCCCGCGAGGGGGGCCTGGAGTTCTGA
- the rpsK gene encoding 30S ribosomal protein S11, which yields MPPRARQGTAPKKVRRREKKNVSHGHAHIKSTFNNTIVSITDPTGAVIAWASSGHVGLKGSRKSTPFAAQLAAENAARKAAEHGMKKVDVFVKGPGSGRETAIRSLQAAGLEVGTISDVTPQPHNGCRPPKRRRV from the coding sequence ATGCCGCCCCGCGCACGCCAGGGCACCGCGCCCAAGAAGGTCCGCCGCAGGGAGAAGAAGAACGTCTCCCACGGCCACGCCCACATCAAGAGCACGTTCAACAACACGATCGTGTCGATCACCGACCCGACCGGCGCCGTGATCGCCTGGGCCTCGTCCGGGCACGTCGGCCTGAAGGGCTCCCGGAAGTCGACGCCGTTCGCCGCGCAGCTGGCCGCCGAGAACGCCGCCCGCAAGGCGGCCGAGCACGGCATGAAGAAGGTCGACGTCTTCGTGAAGGGCCCTGGCTCGGGCCGCGAGACCGCGATCCGCTCGCTGCAGGCCGCCGGCCTCGAGGTCGGCACCATTTCCGACGTCACCCCGCAGCCGCACAACGGTTGCCGTCCGCCCAAGCGGCGCCGGGTCTAG
- a CDS encoding NAD(P) transhydrogenase subunit alpha, with translation MDSGLLANIAILVLAGFVGFAVISKVPNTLHTPLMSGTNAIHGIVLLGAIVVLGREEVGVVDAIILVVAIAFGVINVVGGFLVTDRMLGMFKGKKPGKAVAGAEKDGSGS, from the coding sequence ATGGACTCCGGACTGCTGGCGAACATCGCCATCCTGGTGCTGGCGGGCTTCGTCGGATTCGCCGTCATCTCGAAGGTCCCGAACACGCTGCACACGCCGCTGATGTCGGGCACCAACGCCATCCACGGGATCGTGCTGCTGGGCGCGATCGTCGTCCTCGGCCGCGAGGAGGTCGGCGTCGTCGACGCGATCATCCTGGTGGTCGCGATCGCCTTCGGCGTCATCAACGTCGTCGGCGGGTTCCTGGTCACCGACCGGATGCTCGGCATGTTCAAGGGCAAGAAGCCCGGCAAGGCCGTGGCCGGTGCCGAGAAGGACGGGAGCGGCTCGTGA
- the rplF gene encoding 50S ribosomal protein L6 has translation MSRIGKLPITVPSGVEITIDGRTVTAKGPKGTLSHTVIEPITVERDDDGAVLVKRPDEERETRAYHGLSRSLVNNIVVGVSSGYEKKLEIHGVGYRVQLKGANLEFALGYSHPVVIEPPEGITFAVESPTRFSVSGIDKQLVGETAANIRKLRRPDPYKGKGVRYAGEQVRRKVGKTGK, from the coding sequence ATGTCCCGCATCGGAAAGCTGCCCATCACCGTCCCGTCCGGCGTGGAGATCACCATCGACGGCCGCACGGTCACCGCGAAGGGCCCCAAGGGCACCCTGTCGCACACCGTCATCGAGCCGATCACGGTCGAGCGCGACGACGACGGCGCGGTGCTGGTCAAGCGTCCCGACGAGGAGCGCGAGACCCGGGCCTACCACGGCCTGTCCCGCTCCCTCGTGAACAACATCGTGGTCGGCGTGAGCTCCGGCTACGAGAAGAAGCTGGAGATCCACGGCGTGGGTTACCGGGTCCAGCTCAAGGGCGCGAACCTGGAGTTCGCCCTGGGCTACTCGCACCCGGTCGTCATCGAGCCGCCGGAGGGCATCACCTTCGCGGTCGAGTCGCCGACCCGGTTCTCGGTCTCCGGCATCGACAAGCAGCTGGTCGGCGAGACCGCCGCGAACATCCGGAAGCTGCGTCGCCCCGACCCGTACAAGGGCAAGGGCGTGCGGTACGCCGGCGAGCAGGTCCGCCGCAAGGTCGGGAAGACGGGTAAGTGA
- the secY gene encoding preprotein translocase subunit SecY, which translates to MLSAVRSALTTPDLRKKILFTLAIVAVYRLGANVPSPGVSYPNIQECVRQVEGGENAGVYSLINLFSGGALLQLSIFALGIMPYITASIIVQLLQVVIPRFEQLKKEGQSGQAKLTQYTRYLTIGIAVLQATGFVALAERGQLFQGCALPIIPDSSVFTLVVIVITMVAGTTVVMWLGEQVTERGIGNGMSLLIFASIAHRVPVEGRLILENSGGLVFAGVCVFALAIIASVVFVENGQRRIPVQYAKRMVGRRMYGGTSTYLPLKVNQAGVIPVIFGSSLLYLPDLVARLAGNDGGWFPQFVQTYLSDQSNPVHIVLYMALIIFFTYFYVGITFNPDERAEDMKKYGGFIPGIRPGRPTAEYLNYVLGRITLPGSLYLGIIAVLPNFFLGITGTGQNQNFPFGGTAVLIMVTVGLDTLKQIESQLMQRNYEGFLR; encoded by the coding sequence GTGCTGAGCGCAGTCCGGTCGGCCCTGACCACGCCGGATCTCCGCAAGAAGATCCTCTTCACGCTGGCGATCGTGGCGGTCTACCGGCTCGGGGCGAACGTCCCGTCGCCGGGGGTCTCGTACCCGAACATCCAGGAGTGCGTCCGCCAGGTCGAGGGCGGCGAGAACGCCGGCGTCTACTCGCTGATCAACCTGTTCTCCGGCGGGGCGCTGCTCCAACTGTCGATCTTCGCGTTGGGCATCATGCCCTACATCACCGCGAGCATCATCGTGCAGCTGCTCCAGGTGGTGATCCCGCGCTTCGAGCAGCTGAAGAAGGAAGGCCAGTCCGGCCAGGCGAAGCTGACGCAGTACACCCGCTACCTGACGATCGGCATCGCCGTCCTGCAGGCGACGGGCTTCGTGGCGCTCGCCGAGCGGGGCCAGCTCTTCCAGGGCTGCGCCCTGCCGATCATCCCGGACTCCTCGGTCTTCACCCTGGTCGTCATCGTGATCACGATGGTCGCCGGCACGACGGTCGTGATGTGGCTGGGCGAGCAGGTGACCGAGCGCGGCATCGGCAACGGGATGTCGCTGCTGATCTTCGCCTCGATCGCGCACCGGGTCCCGGTCGAGGGCCGGCTGATCCTGGAGAACTCCGGCGGGCTCGTCTTCGCGGGTGTCTGCGTCTTCGCCCTCGCGATCATCGCGAGCGTCGTGTTCGTGGAGAACGGCCAGCGCCGCATCCCGGTGCAGTACGCGAAGCGGATGGTCGGGCGCCGCATGTACGGCGGGACCTCGACCTACCTGCCGCTGAAGGTCAACCAGGCCGGCGTCATCCCGGTGATCTTCGGTAGCTCGCTGCTGTACCTTCCCGACCTGGTCGCCCGGCTCGCCGGGAACGACGGCGGCTGGTTCCCGCAGTTCGTGCAGACCTACCTTTCCGATCAGTCCAACCCGGTACACATCGTGTTGTACATGGCACTGATCATCTTCTTCACGTACTTCTACGTCGGCATCACGTTCAACCCCGACGAGCGCGCCGAGGACATGAAGAAGTACGGCGGCTTCATCCCCGGCATCCGGCCCGGCCGGCCCACCGCGGAGTACCTCAACTACGTGCTCGGGCGCATCACCCTGCCGGGATCGCTGTACCTGGGCATCATCGCGGTCCTGCCGAACTTCTTCCTCGGCATCACCGGGACCGGCCAGAACCAGAACTTCCCGTTCGGCGGGACGGCCGTGCTCATCATGGTCACCGTGGGCCTCGACACCCTGAAGCAGATCGAGAGCCAGCTCATGCAGCGGAACTACGAGGGTTTCCTGCGTTAG
- a CDS encoding Re/Si-specific NAD(P)(+) transhydrogenase subunit alpha, giving the protein MNEQAERDGPQRTVTVGVPKETREGERRVALVPKVIGKLSGRGAQVVVEAGAGAGALIPDDEYTQAGAEIGDAWAADVVAVVNPPTDEQIGRLRSGQVLIGFLSPLTNPETVQKLRDAGVTAFAMESIPRISRAQSMDALSSQANVAGYKAVLSAAEHSTRFFPMLTTAAGTVKPATALVLGVGVAGLQALATAKRLGARTTGYDVRPEVADQVRSLGAQWLDLGIDAAGEGGYARELTEDERRQQQEALEKAITGFDVVITTALVPGRTAPRLVSAAAVEGMRPGSVIVDLAGEAGGNCELTEPGQTVVRHDVTIVSPLNLPAAMPEHASELYARNVTALLELMLADGELSPDFSDEVLARSCVTREEEGS; this is encoded by the coding sequence ATGAACGAACAGGCCGAGCGGGACGGCCCGCAGCGGACGGTCACCGTCGGGGTGCCGAAGGAGACCAGGGAGGGTGAGCGCCGGGTGGCGCTCGTCCCCAAGGTCATCGGCAAGCTCTCCGGTCGCGGCGCCCAGGTCGTGGTGGAGGCCGGAGCGGGTGCCGGGGCGCTGATCCCGGACGACGAGTACACCCAGGCCGGGGCGGAGATCGGCGACGCGTGGGCCGCCGACGTGGTGGCGGTGGTGAACCCGCCGACCGACGAGCAGATCGGCAGGCTCCGTTCCGGTCAGGTGCTGATCGGGTTCCTCTCGCCGCTGACCAACCCGGAGACCGTGCAGAAGCTGCGCGACGCCGGCGTGACGGCGTTCGCGATGGAGTCGATCCCGCGGATCTCCCGGGCACAGAGCATGGACGCGCTGTCGTCGCAGGCCAACGTCGCCGGCTACAAGGCCGTGCTGTCCGCGGCCGAGCACTCGACCCGGTTCTTCCCGATGCTGACCACGGCGGCCGGCACGGTGAAGCCGGCGACCGCGCTGGTGCTCGGGGTGGGCGTCGCCGGCCTGCAGGCGCTGGCGACCGCGAAGCGGCTCGGTGCCCGCACCACCGGCTACGACGTGCGGCCCGAGGTCGCCGACCAGGTCCGGTCGCTGGGCGCGCAGTGGCTCGACCTCGGCATCGACGCCGCCGGTGAGGGCGGCTACGCCCGCGAGCTCACCGAGGACGAGCGCCGCCAGCAGCAGGAGGCCCTCGAGAAGGCCATCACCGGGTTCGACGTGGTGATCACGACCGCGCTCGTGCCCGGCCGGACGGCGCCGCGGCTGGTGAGCGCGGCCGCCGTCGAGGGCATGCGGCCGGGCAGCGTCATCGTCGACCTGGCCGGAGAGGCCGGTGGCAACTGCGAGCTCACCGAGCCGGGGCAGACCGTGGTCCGGCACGACGTGACGATCGTGTCCCCGCTGAACCTGCCCGCGGCGATGCCCGAGCACGCCTCCGAGCTCTACGCCCGCAACGTCACCGCGCTGCTCGAGCTGATGCTCGCCGACGGCGAGCTGTCCCCGGACTTCTCCGACGAGGTACTGGCCCGCTCGTGCGTCACGCGTGAGGAGGAGGGTTCCTGA
- the rpsM gene encoding 30S ribosomal protein S13, whose translation MARVAGVDLPREKRMEIALTYIFGVGRARSKEILEATAISLDLRSKDLTDEDVTKLRDYIEEHLQVEGDLRREIQADIRRKIEIGSYQGIRHRRGLPVRGQRTKTNARGRKGPKKTVAGKKKAGKK comes from the coding sequence ATGGCACGTGTTGCCGGCGTCGACCTCCCCCGCGAGAAGCGGATGGAGATCGCGCTCACCTATATCTTCGGGGTCGGACGGGCCCGGTCGAAGGAGATCCTCGAGGCCACGGCGATCAGCCTTGACCTCCGGTCGAAGGACCTGACCGACGAGGACGTGACCAAGCTCCGCGACTACATCGAGGAGCACCTGCAGGTCGAGGGTGACCTGCGCCGTGAGATCCAGGCGGACATCCGCCGCAAGATCGAGATCGGCTCGTACCAGGGCATCCGTCACCGCCGGGGTCTGCCGGTCCGTGGCCAGCGCACGAAGACCAACGCGCGCGGCCGCAAGGGGCCGAAGAAGACCGTGGCCGGCAAGAAGAAGGCAGGTAAGAAGTAA
- the map gene encoding type I methionyl aminopeptidase, whose protein sequence is MNGRGGLRGAIARYRGRDIELKTTRQLQAMREAGALVAATLAAVTEHAKPGVSTAELDAVAEQTIRDGGGVPSFLGYHGFPASICASVNSQIVHGIPSREQVLADGDLLSVDCGAILDGWHGDSAVTIAVGDVPPADLALSAACRSALEAGIRAVQADARLTDVSYAIQEACRAAAEADRADYGIVADYGGHGIGTSMHMDPFLPNHGEPGKGPRLRPGMALAVEPMLVAGDPETVELDDGWTVVTASGGRAVHWEHTVAVTEDGPWLLTAPAGAPDRPGA, encoded by the coding sequence ATGAACGGTCGGGGCGGCCTGCGTGGCGCCATCGCCCGGTACCGGGGCCGGGACATCGAGCTCAAGACGACCCGCCAGCTCCAGGCGATGCGGGAGGCGGGTGCGCTGGTGGCGGCGACCCTCGCCGCCGTCACCGAGCACGCCAAGCCGGGCGTGAGCACCGCCGAGCTGGACGCCGTGGCGGAGCAGACCATCCGGGACGGCGGCGGTGTCCCCTCGTTCCTCGGCTACCACGGATTCCCGGCGAGCATCTGCGCGTCGGTGAACTCCCAGATCGTGCACGGCATCCCCTCGCGGGAACAGGTGCTCGCCGACGGCGACCTGCTGTCGGTGGACTGCGGCGCCATCCTCGACGGCTGGCACGGCGACTCCGCGGTCACCATCGCGGTCGGTGACGTGCCGCCGGCCGACCTCGCGCTCTCCGCGGCCTGCCGGTCGGCGCTGGAGGCCGGGATCCGCGCCGTGCAGGCGGATGCGCGGCTGACCGACGTGTCGTACGCGATCCAGGAGGCCTGCCGGGCGGCCGCCGAGGCCGACCGGGCCGACTACGGGATCGTCGCCGACTACGGCGGGCACGGCATCGGGACGTCGATGCACATGGACCCGTTCCTGCCGAACCACGGCGAGCCGGGCAAGGGGCCGCGGCTCCGGCCCGGGATGGCGCTCGCCGTCGAGCCGATGCTGGTGGCAGGCGATCCGGAGACGGTCGAGCTGGACGACGGGTGGACGGTCGTCACGGCGTCCGGCGGCCGCGCCGTGCACTGGGAGCACACCGTCGCCGTCACCGAGGACGGGCCCTGGCTGCTGACCGCGCCCGCGGGCGCACCGGACCGCCCCGGAGCCTGA